From the Roseofilum reptotaenium CS-1145 genome, the window GAGAATATAGGCTGGATTTTTAGCCTTTACATTATCTTCTGCTTGTAGAATGGTTCCTACTCGAAGATCGAGTTTGAGAAAATCAGAGAAATTAATTTCGGGAAACATAGTCAATTTAAGTATTTCTCTTCCAAGTTGCCATCAATTGAGCCTTGAGAGGTAAGATGAGTTTCTCTGAGTCCCTTGTTAGCCGCCTGTTAAGCACACTTTTATAAAGCAATGGTATGACGGGAGAGAACACTAAACTATTTCCTCTAGTCCCCCATTCCCTGTAGGATGGTAAACTGCCCTTGAATTTTATAGGAGAACCTAGTTATGGATGATAGCTTAATGTTAATGATTCCCGGCCCTACTCCAGTGCCCGATCCGGTGCTGTTGGCAATGGCAAAACCGACGATTGGTCATCGTAGTGGCGACTTTAGTTTGATTATGAAAGAGGTGACCGAAAATCTCAAGTGGTTGCACCAAACCCAGAATGATGTGCTGATTGTTGCTGGGAGTGGAACCTCGGCAATGGAAGCGGGTATCATTAACTTCTTAAGTGCAGGCGATCGCGTTTTGGTCGGATCGAATGGTAAATTTGGCGATCGCTGGGCTAAAGTAGCCAAAGCCTATAACCTAGAAGTAGAGGTAATTAGCACCGAATGGGGACAACCTCTCGATCCCGAACCCTTCCGGGAAAAGCTCGAAGCAGATACCGAAAAGCAAATTAAAGCCGTAATTATCACCCATTCGGAAACTTCCACAGGGGTACTCAATGACTTAGAAACCATTAACCGCTACGTGAAAACCCATGGCGAAGCGCTGATTATGGTGGATGCAGTCACCAGTTTAGGCGCTATTAGCGTTCCCATCGATGAATGGGGGTTAGATGTGGTAGCATCAGGTTCCCAGAAAGGCTATATGATTCCTCCAGGATTAGGATTTGTCTCAGTTAGTGCTAAAGCTTGGGATGCTTATGAAACCGCAACCTTACCCAAATTTTACTTAGATTTGGGCATGTATCGCAAAACAGCCGCTAAAAACAGCAATCCCTTTACCCCTCCTGTGAATCTCTTTTATGGCTTGCAAGTGGCTCTACAGATGCTCAAAGATGAGGGATTAGAGAATATTTTTAGCCGTCATCAGCGATCGAAAACCGCCATTCGGGAAGCTGTCAAAGCCTTGAATTTACCCACGTTTGCCTCTGATGATGCGGCTAGTCCCGCAGTCACCGCAGTTGCACCGGATCGGGTAGATACCGAGCAAATTCGTTCTACGATGCGGAAACAGTTTAATATTGCCTTAGCTGGCGGACAAGACCATTTGAAGGGTAAAATTTTCCGTGTCGGTCATTTGGGCTTTGTCGGCGATCGCGATATTCTCACCTGCATTTCTGCCCTCGAAGCTACTCTGCAAATTCTCGGCGATACCGGTTTCACTCCCGGTGCAGGAGTAACCGCAGCCGCAAAGGTTTTAGGTTAAAGGATTGTAGATTGTAGGGTGGGCAGCAGAAGTCCGCTATTGATTGACTTTGACAACTTTATCCTCTGCCCACCCTACCCGCTATAGCGTGAACAATACTTTTCCCATTAACCATTACTCTTCTGCCACGTGAATCGCTATATATCAAGCAACTCATCTAGAACATAGGGACACTCTTCTGGAAAATCAACCTTATTTTGAGTTTTGATTTTAACAAAACCTAATGCATCTTGATAAATAGAATCAAGTTCTGATTCCAAATAATTTCTTAAATTGGTGGTTAGTTTACGCTTGAGTTGCACTCGGAACGTATACAATTCACCTTGCCAATGGACAGAGTTATATTCCGCTTCAGTTGTCCAATAGTCTAGGAGCAATAAATGACGAATAACTTGCTCTAAAAGACTAGCAACGGCATTTTTCTTTTCTCTGCCCAACTCTTCTAATTCCTCAACTAAATTCTCTAAATCGAGATGATCAAAATCCTTGTTTCTCAACAATTCAACCATTTCTTCTAACCATTGAGAATCATCGACTTCATAGATCTGTTTCAAGTTAGTCATATCACACTTCCTTGGCTTGTAAATTCGATCGAATTGGGATACTATATGATTAGTAAACTGTCCTCTAAATGGCATGAGCCTGTACCTTTGATGAACACTCTACACAGTAACCTTCAGTGCCTGGGAATCGCTGGCAAGGAGGATGGTCAATAACAATACGATTGGCCATCCCTCCCCTAGTGTCACCCGGACTCTAGCAAAAATAAAACGATTACAATGCGATCGCCAATATCGCGATACCCAAGGAACCTTCTTTATCGAAGGTGTGCGTAACTTTATCCGAGTTGCTGACACTCACTTGAAAATAGAGACTATCCTTTACAGCGA encodes:
- a CDS encoding pyridoxal-phosphate-dependent aminotransferase family protein is translated as MDDSLMLMIPGPTPVPDPVLLAMAKPTIGHRSGDFSLIMKEVTENLKWLHQTQNDVLIVAGSGTSAMEAGIINFLSAGDRVLVGSNGKFGDRWAKVAKAYNLEVEVISTEWGQPLDPEPFREKLEADTEKQIKAVIITHSETSTGVLNDLETINRYVKTHGEALIMVDAVTSLGAISVPIDEWGLDVVASGSQKGYMIPPGLGFVSVSAKAWDAYETATLPKFYLDLGMYRKTAAKNSNPFTPPVNLFYGLQVALQMLKDEGLENIFSRHQRSKTAIREAVKALNLPTFASDDAASPAVTAVAPDRVDTEQIRSTMRKQFNIALAGGQDHLKGKIFRVGHLGFVGDRDILTCISALEATLQILGDTGFTPGAGVTAAAKVLG
- a CDS encoding DUF29 domain-containing protein: MTNLKQIYEVDDSQWLEEMVELLRNKDFDHLDLENLVEELEELGREKKNAVASLLEQVIRHLLLLDYWTTEAEYNSVHWQGELYTFRVQLKRKLTTNLRNYLESELDSIYQDALGFVKIKTQNKVDFPEECPYVLDELLDI